One genomic segment of Desmodus rotundus isolate HL8 chromosome 5, HLdesRot8A.1, whole genome shotgun sequence includes these proteins:
- the ART5 gene encoding ecto-ADP-ribosyltransferase 5 isoform X3: MMLAALLLTLSCLGLHTFWQAQAVPILPLGLAPDTFDDAYVGCTEEMEEKAATLLKEEMARHALLRASWEAAQEAWEQKQQGLTLPPGFKSQHGIAVMVYTNSSNTLYWELNQALRTGGSSREFYMRHFPFKALHFYLTRALQLLQGSEGCTRGPGQVVFRGVSTLRFEPKRLGDTIRLGQFASSSLDEAVAHRFGNATFFSLRTCFGAPIQALSVFPKEREVLIPPHEVFLVTRFSQDGARSLVTLWSYNKTCSNFNCAYLGGEKRRSCVSAPSGGQPDSPSNRALSLLFWTTLLLAPVGFQPSGAGPLKVQCLPLRSLGNC, from the exons aTGATGCTGGCTGCTCTGCTGCTCACCCTCAGCTGCCTTGGCCTTCACACCTTCTGGCAG GCCCAGGCTGTTCCTATCCTGCCCCTGGGCCTTGCTCCAGACACCTTCGATGATGCCTATGTGGGCTGCACagaggaaatggaagagaaggCAGCCACTCTGCTGAAGGAGGAGATGGCCCGCCATGCTCTGCTGCGGGCATCCTGGGAGGCagcccaggaggcctgggagCAGAAACAGCAAGGgctcaccctgccccctggcttcAAATCCCAGCATGGAATCGCTGTCATGGTCTATACCAACTCATCTAACACCTTGTACTGGGAGCTGAACCAGGCCCTGCGGACAGGCGGCAGCTCCCGGGAGTTCTACATGAGGCACTTCCCCTTCAAGGCCCTGCATTTCTACCTGACCCGGGCCCTGCAGCTGCTTCAGGGGAGCGAGGGCTGCACTAGGGGACCTGGGCAGGTGGTGTTCCGAGGTGTAAGCACCCTTCGCTTTGAACCAAAGAGGTTGGGGGATACTATCCGCTTGGGCCAGTTTGCCTCCAGCTCCCTGGATGAGGCGGTGGCCCACAGATTTGGTAATGCCACCTTCTTCTCCCTAAGGACTTGTTTTGGGGCGCCTATCCAGGCCTTGTCTGTTTTTCCCAAGGAGCGTGAGGTGCTGATCCCTCCCCATGAAGTCTTCTTGGTCACCAGGTTCTCCCAAGACGGAGCCCGGAGCCTAGTGACTCTCTGGAGCTATAATAAGACCTGCAGCAACTTTAACTGCGCCTACCTGGGTG GGGAGAAGAGGCGCAGCTGTGTGTCTGCACCAAGTG GGGGACAGCCAGACTCACCCTCCAACAGGGCCTTGTCTCTGCTCTTCTGGACGACCCTGCTCTTGGCCCCCGTGGGGTTCCAGCCCTCAGGAGCTGGGCCCTTGAAAGTCCAATGCCTGCCACTTAGGAGTCTTGGAAACTGCTGA
- the ART5 gene encoding ecto-ADP-ribosyltransferase 5 isoform X1: MMLAALLLTLSCLGLHTFWQAQAVPILPLGLAPDTFDDAYVGCTEEMEEKAATLLKEEMARHALLRASWEAAQEAWEQKQQGLTLPPGFKSQHGIAVMVYTNSSNTLYWELNQALRTGGSSREFYMRHFPFKALHFYLTRALQLLQGSEGCTRGPGQVVFRGVSTLRFEPKRLGDTIRLGQFASSSLDEAVAHRFGNATFFSLRTCFGAPIQALSVFPKEREVLIPPHEVFLVTRFSQDGARSLVTLWSYNKTCSNFNCAYLGGEKRRSCVSAPTGTARLTLQQGLVSALLDDPALGPRGVPALRSWALESPMPAT, from the exons aTGATGCTGGCTGCTCTGCTGCTCACCCTCAGCTGCCTTGGCCTTCACACCTTCTGGCAG GCCCAGGCTGTTCCTATCCTGCCCCTGGGCCTTGCTCCAGACACCTTCGATGATGCCTATGTGGGCTGCACagaggaaatggaagagaaggCAGCCACTCTGCTGAAGGAGGAGATGGCCCGCCATGCTCTGCTGCGGGCATCCTGGGAGGCagcccaggaggcctgggagCAGAAACAGCAAGGgctcaccctgccccctggcttcAAATCCCAGCATGGAATCGCTGTCATGGTCTATACCAACTCATCTAACACCTTGTACTGGGAGCTGAACCAGGCCCTGCGGACAGGCGGCAGCTCCCGGGAGTTCTACATGAGGCACTTCCCCTTCAAGGCCCTGCATTTCTACCTGACCCGGGCCCTGCAGCTGCTTCAGGGGAGCGAGGGCTGCACTAGGGGACCTGGGCAGGTGGTGTTCCGAGGTGTAAGCACCCTTCGCTTTGAACCAAAGAGGTTGGGGGATACTATCCGCTTGGGCCAGTTTGCCTCCAGCTCCCTGGATGAGGCGGTGGCCCACAGATTTGGTAATGCCACCTTCTTCTCCCTAAGGACTTGTTTTGGGGCGCCTATCCAGGCCTTGTCTGTTTTTCCCAAGGAGCGTGAGGTGCTGATCCCTCCCCATGAAGTCTTCTTGGTCACCAGGTTCTCCCAAGACGGAGCCCGGAGCCTAGTGACTCTCTGGAGCTATAATAAGACCTGCAGCAACTTTAACTGCGCCTACCTGGGTG GGGAGAAGAGGCGCAGCTGTGTGTCTGCACCAA CGGGGACAGCCAGACTCACCCTCCAACAGGGCCTTGTCTCTGCTCTTCTGGACGACCCTGCTCTTGGCCCCCGTGGGGTTCCAGCCCTCAGGAGCTGGGCCCTTGAAAGTCCAATGCCTGCCACTTAG
- the ART5 gene encoding ecto-ADP-ribosyltransferase 5 isoform X2: MMLAALLLTLSCLGLHTFWQAQAVPILPLGLAPDTFDDAYVGCTEEMEEKAATLLKEEMARHALLRASWEAAQEAWEQKQQGLTLPPGFKSQHGIAVMVYTNSSNTLYWELNQALRTGGSSREFYMRHFPFKALHFYLTRALQLLQGSEGCTRGPGQVVFRGEREVLIPPHEVFLVTRFSQDGARSLVTLWSYNKTCSNFNCAYLGGEKRRSCVSAPTGTARLTLQQGLVSALLDDPALGPRGVPALRSWALESPMPAT, from the exons aTGATGCTGGCTGCTCTGCTGCTCACCCTCAGCTGCCTTGGCCTTCACACCTTCTGGCAG GCCCAGGCTGTTCCTATCCTGCCCCTGGGCCTTGCTCCAGACACCTTCGATGATGCCTATGTGGGCTGCACagaggaaatggaagagaaggCAGCCACTCTGCTGAAGGAGGAGATGGCCCGCCATGCTCTGCTGCGGGCATCCTGGGAGGCagcccaggaggcctgggagCAGAAACAGCAAGGgctcaccctgccccctggcttcAAATCCCAGCATGGAATCGCTGTCATGGTCTATACCAACTCATCTAACACCTTGTACTGGGAGCTGAACCAGGCCCTGCGGACAGGCGGCAGCTCCCGGGAGTTCTACATGAGGCACTTCCCCTTCAAGGCCCTGCATTTCTACCTGACCCGGGCCCTGCAGCTGCTTCAGGGGAGCGAGGGCTGCACTAGGGGACCTGGGCAGGTGGTGTTCCGAGGT GAGCGTGAGGTGCTGATCCCTCCCCATGAAGTCTTCTTGGTCACCAGGTTCTCCCAAGACGGAGCCCGGAGCCTAGTGACTCTCTGGAGCTATAATAAGACCTGCAGCAACTTTAACTGCGCCTACCTGGGTG GGGAGAAGAGGCGCAGCTGTGTGTCTGCACCAA CGGGGACAGCCAGACTCACCCTCCAACAGGGCCTTGTCTCTGCTCTTCTGGACGACCCTGCTCTTGGCCCCCGTGGGGTTCCAGCCCTCAGGAGCTGGGCCCTTGAAAGTCCAATGCCTGCCACTTAG